A genomic segment from Gemmatimonadota bacterium encodes:
- a CDS encoding cytochrome P460 family protein — protein sequence MRDGSAGLRLAGAAVLATAVLTVVVGAAGFEAGPTYDGEGNLNLPHDLYEWILVGSSIGLGYNEDAPQTAAGEAPGFFHNVLMEPSSYSHYAETGDFKEGTMLALMMYEPGVQAAPRENGFYEERFVAMEIAVKDAERFEDGWGYTNFVIEDEVPSATGEAMPPGNGCFECHAEHAGNDNVFVQFYPAIRRLDREREQ from the coding sequence ATGCGCGATGGATCTGCGGGACTCAGGCTGGCTGGCGCGGCGGTGCTCGCCACGGCGGTGTTGACCGTCGTCGTTGGCGCCGCCGGGTTCGAGGCGGGACCGACCTACGACGGCGAGGGCAACCTCAATCTGCCCCACGATCTCTACGAGTGGATCCTCGTCGGATCGTCGATCGGGCTCGGCTACAACGAGGACGCGCCCCAGACCGCGGCCGGCGAGGCGCCCGGCTTCTTCCACAACGTGTTGATGGAGCCTTCGTCCTACAGCCACTACGCCGAGACCGGTGACTTCAAGGAAGGCACCATGCTCGCGCTCATGATGTACGAGCCTGGCGTGCAGGCCGCGCCGCGCGAGAACGGCTTCTACGAGGAGCGCTTCGTGGCGATGGAAATAGCGGTGAAGGACGCCGAGCGTTTCGAGGACGGCTGGGGCTACACGAACTTCGTCATCGAGGACGAGGTGCCGTCGGCGACCGGTGAGGCGATGCCGCCCGGCAACGGCTGCTTCGAGTGCCACGCCGAGCACGCTGGCAACGACAACGTGTTCGTGCAGTTCTACCCTGCCATCCGGCGCCTGGACCGGGAGCGCGAGCAGTGA
- a CDS encoding RNA polymerase sigma factor, translated as MSFPSDESVMSAVRAGQTDFLGVLFERYQKKAFGLCRRMVGDPASADDLVQESFLRVLRYRASYRDGSSFAPWLFRIVRNVCLDHIGSRQKEDAAHERAATEQSNDRRFAPPGPDPERVDLVRRALGRLSPEQRSVLLLKRVDGLSYAEIAERLGTTEGAERVRAHRALRRLRTIIQTFEAAANEV; from the coding sequence GTGAGCTTTCCTTCGGACGAGTCGGTCATGTCGGCCGTACGGGCGGGACAGACGGACTTCCTGGGCGTGCTCTTCGAGCGCTACCAGAAGAAGGCGTTCGGCCTCTGCCGCCGCATGGTCGGGGACCCGGCCTCGGCCGATGACCTGGTGCAGGAGTCGTTTCTTCGGGTGCTGCGATACCGAGCCAGCTACCGAGACGGATCGTCGTTCGCGCCGTGGCTCTTTCGCATCGTCCGGAACGTATGCCTGGACCACATCGGCTCCCGGCAGAAGGAGGACGCGGCCCACGAGCGGGCGGCCACCGAGCAATCGAACGACCGACGCTTCGCCCCGCCCGGGCCCGACCCGGAACGGGTCGATCTCGTCCGCCGTGCGCTGGGGCGACTCTCTCCGGAACAGCGAAGCGTCCTCCTGCTGAAGAGGGTGGACGGACTCTCCTACGCGGAGATCGCCGAACGCCTCGGCACGACCGAGGGCGCCGAGCGCGTGCGGGCCCACAGGGCCCTCCGGCGTCTACGCACCATCATCCAGACTTTCGAGGCAGCGGCCAATGAAGTGTGA
- a CDS encoding MBL fold metallo-hydrolase, protein MSRPGICRRGFLAAAGACLGHLWLAPREAWALGGGSGRPARRVVAREGWGELEEVADGIWALISTPLSGHPDAGRTVSNGGIIAGRSAVLVVEAFSQPEGASWLAERAKELTGRMPDRVVLTHHHGDHTSGVPGYFPGGEDGPEVLSTAPVKARLMGQGGISSARSARIQDTLSTESLAMFDLGGKMVHVFPRDGHTGSDVTVEVMDPAVVFGGDLIWNRLFPNYVHATPSRLNLAVDAIMAEGERVLVPGHGPIPTWDEARQYRELLGLVEDAARRGHEAGHSAAEAAAGFSIPDSLGEWTFFSDRYVEVAVGAWYKELEG, encoded by the coding sequence GTGAGCCGGCCGGGCATCTGCCGGCGCGGCTTCCTGGCCGCCGCGGGGGCGTGCCTGGGGCACCTGTGGCTGGCCCCGCGCGAGGCGTGGGCGCTGGGGGGCGGCAGCGGCCGGCCCGCTCGACGAGTCGTGGCGCGCGAGGGCTGGGGCGAGCTGGAGGAGGTCGCCGATGGCATCTGGGCGCTCATATCCACGCCGCTATCCGGCCATCCCGACGCCGGGCGCACGGTCTCCAACGGCGGCATCATCGCCGGGCGCAGCGCCGTGCTGGTGGTGGAGGCGTTTTCTCAGCCCGAAGGGGCTTCCTGGCTGGCGGAACGCGCCAAGGAGCTGACCGGGCGGATGCCGGACCGGGTCGTGCTGACGCACCACCACGGCGACCACACGAGCGGCGTCCCGGGCTACTTCCCCGGCGGCGAGGACGGCCCCGAGGTCCTGTCGACCGCCCCCGTGAAGGCGCGACTGATGGGGCAGGGAGGAATCTCGTCCGCGCGCTCGGCGCGCATCCAGGACACGCTTTCGACCGAGAGTCTGGCGATGTTCGACCTGGGCGGGAAGATGGTCCACGTCTTCCCGCGCGACGGCCACACGGGCAGCGACGTCACGGTCGAGGTCATGGATCCGGCGGTGGTGTTCGGCGGCGACCTGATCTGGAACCGCCTGTTCCCGAACTACGTGCACGCGACGCCGTCGCGACTGAATCTGGCCGTGGACGCCATCATGGCCGAGGGTGAGCGCGTGCTGGTGCCAGGCCACGGGCCCATCCCGACCTGGGACGAGGCGCGGCAGTACCGCGAGTTGTTGGGGTTGGTCGAGGACGCCGCCCGGCGCGGGCACGAGGCGGGGCATTCCGCGGCCGAGGCGGCGGCAGGGTTCTCCATCCCGGACTCCCTGGGCGAGTGGACTTTCTTCTCGGATCGGTACGTCGAGGTGGCGGTCGGGGCGTGGTACAAGGAGCTGGAGGGCTAG
- a CDS encoding S9 family peptidase: MDRIATARAPSACATGVVFVPTAAALAAILTLAVGTPERAVAQSTADELLTVDKFLGFESVADPVISPDGRRVVYTRRWVDPAKDRWASTLWLVDADGRRNRQLRDGSSARWSPDGTRILFVDEDEDGKSQVFVRWMDAEGAVTQVTRIAETPRNPQWSPDGRSIAFAALVPTSTSWPIDLPSPPEGATWTKAPRIIERTHFRADRRGFLEEGNTHLFVVPADGGTPRQVTEGEWSVGGTGIGLPGGTLFCWAPDGGEIVFSGLTEDADTLYRQTHVYAVDVGSGNVRQITDRKGLWSGPRMAPDGRTVAFTGFEYTTQTYRASELWLADMKGGGMRSLTASLDRDPQSVSWASDGRALYFTAQSEGSQHLYRVSPGGGDAERLTDGRQLLGLSSLSGNGTATALIRGPHEPGDAYVIRLRDPSRPVRVTQVNAEVLERVALGEVEEIWYDAPDGTRVQGWIVKPPNFDPAETYPLILHIHGGPHAMYNTAFSYSFQNYAARGYVVLYTNPRGSTGYGTDFGNAIDNGYPSVDYDDLMAGVDEVVGRGYVDSSRMYVTGCSGGGVLSSWVIGQTDRFAASGVRCPVVNWMSFAGTADIVTWGYHRFDGFPWTNPDKYLEHSPLMYVGNVTTPTAVMTGELDLRTPMSQSEEYFQALRAEGVPSVLFRFQDEYHGTGSKPSNFMRTQLYLMSWFERWQRDGAGNAVEADGVDEVDTTED, translated from the coding sequence ATGGACCGGATCGCCACGGCGCGCGCGCCCAGCGCGTGCGCAACGGGTGTTGTCTTCGTACCCACGGCGGCCGCGTTGGCGGCCATTCTCACCCTCGCCGTAGGGACACCCGAGCGAGCGGTAGCGCAGAGTACCGCCGACGAACTGCTCACCGTCGACAAGTTCCTGGGCTTCGAGTCGGTGGCCGATCCCGTCATTTCTCCAGACGGCCGGCGTGTCGTCTACACGCGCCGCTGGGTGGACCCCGCCAAGGATCGCTGGGCCTCCACGCTGTGGCTGGTCGACGCCGACGGGCGCCGAAACCGGCAGCTCCGGGACGGCTCCTCGGCGCGCTGGTCGCCCGACGGCACGCGCATCCTCTTCGTGGACGAGGACGAAGACGGCAAGTCGCAGGTCTTCGTCCGCTGGATGGACGCGGAAGGTGCGGTCACCCAGGTGACGCGCATCGCGGAGACTCCGCGCAACCCGCAGTGGTCGCCCGATGGGCGCTCGATCGCCTTCGCGGCGCTGGTCCCGACGTCCACGTCCTGGCCCATCGACCTGCCGAGCCCGCCCGAGGGCGCGACCTGGACGAAGGCGCCGCGCATCATAGAGCGTACGCACTTCCGCGCCGATCGGCGCGGCTTCCTGGAGGAGGGCAACACGCACCTGTTCGTGGTGCCCGCCGACGGAGGCACGCCGCGGCAGGTGACCGAAGGCGAGTGGAGCGTCGGGGGCACGGGCATCGGCCTGCCCGGCGGAACGCTGTTCTGCTGGGCGCCGGACGGCGGCGAGATCGTGTTCAGCGGCCTGACCGAGGACGCCGACACGCTCTACCGGCAGACGCACGTGTACGCCGTCGATGTCGGCTCGGGGAACGTGCGCCAGATTACCGACCGCAAGGGCCTCTGGTCCGGGCCGCGCATGGCGCCGGACGGACGCACCGTGGCCTTCACGGGCTTCGAGTACACCACCCAGACCTACCGCGCGAGCGAGCTGTGGCTCGCCGACATGAAGGGCGGGGGCATGCGGTCGCTCACCGCGTCCCTCGACAGGGATCCGCAGAGCGTGAGTTGGGCGTCCGATGGGCGCGCTCTCTACTTCACCGCTCAGTCCGAGGGTAGCCAGCACCTATACCGCGTGTCCCCGGGCGGGGGCGACGCGGAGCGGCTGACCGACGGTCGGCAACTCCTGGGCCTATCCTCACTCTCCGGCAACGGCACCGCGACGGCGCTCATCCGTGGCCCCCACGAGCCCGGGGACGCCTACGTCATCCGGCTCCGCGACCCGAGCCGCCCCGTACGTGTCACTCAGGTCAACGCCGAGGTGCTCGAGCGCGTCGCGCTCGGCGAAGTGGAGGAGATTTGGTACGATGCGCCCGACGGCACGCGCGTGCAGGGGTGGATCGTCAAGCCTCCGAACTTCGATCCGGCCGAGACGTACCCGCTGATCCTGCACATCCACGGCGGGCCGCACGCCATGTACAACACCGCGTTCTCCTACTCTTTCCAGAACTACGCCGCGCGGGGTTACGTGGTGCTCTACACGAACCCGCGCGGCAGCACCGGCTACGGGACCGACTTCGGCAACGCCATCGATAACGGCTACCCGTCCGTCGACTACGACGACCTGATGGCCGGGGTCGACGAGGTCGTGGGCCGCGGCTACGTGGATTCTTCGCGCATGTATGTCACGGGGTGCAGCGGCGGCGGCGTGCTGTCGAGCTGGGTGATCGGGCAGACCGACCGCTTCGCGGCGTCCGGGGTGCGCTGCCCCGTCGTGAACTGGATGAGCTTCGCCGGCACCGCGGACATCGTCACCTGGGGCTACCATCGTTTCGACGGCTTCCCCTGGACCAACCCCGACAAGTACCTGGAGCACTCGCCGCTGATGTACGTGGGCAACGTGACCACCCCGACGGCGGTGATGACGGGGGAGTTGGACCTGCGCACGCCCATGTCGCAGAGCGAGGAGTACTTTCAGGCTCTGCGCGCGGAGGGCGTGCCGTCGGTCCTCTTCCGCTTCCAGGACGAGTACCACGGCACCGGCTCCAAGCCGTCCAACTTCATGCGCACGCAGCTCTACCTGATGAGCTGGTTCGAGCGCTGGCAGAGGGACGGGGCCGGGAACGCCGTGGAGGCGGACGGTGTCGACGAGGTGGATACGACGGAAGACTGA
- a CDS encoding serine hydrolase domain-containing protein: protein MKRLSTLLPIAGVAALAVAGNSVAQSGSPTAEELELLIDPIFSHIMADQNIPGAVFVMVKDGRILLKKGYGHSDLAGDRRVDPDLTIFRIGSITKTFTATAVMQLVDRGLIDLEADVNRYLSHVQVPPTFSEPVTVADLLRHTSGFDEIGPGRQAFSEAELQSLSEFLRDRLIRVRPPGDVPAYSTYGIALAGLLVEEITRQPLDAYLQDNLWQPLGMDRTSIRIPTALEQDVAVGYEYEGERNRAQPWEWYQTYPASDINSTAADMAKYMIAHLRDGAYRDVRMLSDASAREMKTLQATGHPRVSGFGYGFYENLWAGQRTIDHGGDMLGFSAYLLMIPEHDAGVFIAHHHEGERLRYDVVSAIMERFYRRAPGFEIPEPSGASKTNGEFAGTYRWLSSCKTCSGGDPGVTWNITANEDGSLSMIGRRFIQVEPLFFASEDGNLRLGFRRDEAGGISHLFLGNQDSFEKIEG, encoded by the coding sequence ATGAAACGACTCTCTACTCTTCTCCCGATTGCCGGCGTCGCAGCGCTCGCCGTCGCCGGCAATTCAGTGGCCCAGTCGGGGTCGCCAACGGCTGAGGAGCTGGAGCTGCTGATCGATCCGATATTCTCCCACATAATGGCGGATCAGAATATCCCCGGTGCCGTCTTCGTGATGGTGAAAGACGGCCGGATCCTCCTCAAGAAGGGTTACGGGCACAGCGATCTGGCCGGTGATCGCAGGGTTGACCCGGACCTGACGATATTTCGGATCGGCTCGATCACGAAGACCTTCACTGCAACAGCCGTCATGCAGCTGGTGGATCGAGGACTGATAGACCTGGAAGCGGACGTCAATCGCTACCTGTCGCACGTCCAGGTGCCTCCGACCTTTTCTGAGCCGGTGACTGTTGCCGACCTACTGAGGCACACATCCGGCTTTGATGAAATCGGTCCCGGCCGACAAGCGTTCTCGGAGGCGGAATTGCAGTCGCTGTCGGAGTTCCTGAGAGATCGCCTGATCAGAGTCCGGCCTCCAGGCGACGTTCCAGCATACTCGACGTACGGAATCGCGCTAGCCGGCCTGCTGGTAGAGGAGATTACCCGCCAACCACTCGACGCCTATCTACAGGACAACCTGTGGCAGCCGCTCGGCATGGACCGGACGAGCATCCGGATTCCCACCGCGTTGGAGCAGGATGTCGCCGTCGGATATGAATATGAAGGCGAGAGGAATCGTGCTCAGCCCTGGGAGTGGTATCAGACCTACCCTGCTTCAGATATCAACAGCACAGCGGCGGACATGGCAAAATACATGATCGCGCATCTGCGGGACGGGGCATACAGAGATGTTCGTATGTTGAGTGACGCATCCGCCCGGGAGATGAAGACATTGCAGGCGACCGGCCATCCCCGGGTGAGCGGCTTCGGCTATGGTTTCTACGAGAACCTGTGGGCTGGCCAGCGCACGATCGACCATGGCGGCGACATGCTGGGGTTCAGCGCATACTTGCTGATGATCCCCGAACACGACGCTGGTGTCTTCATCGCACATCACCACGAAGGCGAGCGCCTCCGTTACGATGTGGTGTCTGCGATAATGGAGCGGTTTTACCGGCGTGCCCCGGGATTTGAGATCCCAGAGCCGAGCGGTGCTTCGAAGACGAACGGGGAGTTTGCAGGTACTTACCGGTGGCTGTCCAGCTGTAAGACATGCTCAGGTGGAGATCCGGGGGTGACGTGGAACATCACCGCCAACGAAGACGGCTCATTGTCCATGATCGGGCGGCGCTTCATTCAGGTCGAGCCACTATTCTTTGCGAGTGAGGACGGTAATCTACGACTGGGTTTCCGTCGCGACGAGGCAGGCGGAATCAGCCATTTGTTTCTCGGCAATCAGGATTCGTTTGAGAAGATAGAAGGCTGA
- a CDS encoding zf-HC2 domain-containing protein — protein sequence MKCELATDLIVEAVLNGLDSPQREELDRHLAGCAACADGLSEFESLWADLADADVPEPDAHRLREMAAALRQQAAAETASVRTRPFAGRPRRAWSRAAAALVFVAAGAAAGVAVERSRAAPAAVAELEGSRFLLLMRGVDSAVEADSSLTGAVGTWAGGLQSQQRMVDGAAMGREPGAWVGPTPADFGLTGSVALDGYMIITARDFADARAVASEAPHLVAGGSVELWPLR from the coding sequence ATGAAGTGTGAACTGGCGACGGACCTGATCGTCGAAGCCGTCCTGAACGGACTCGACTCACCGCAGCGTGAGGAGCTGGACAGGCATCTGGCGGGCTGCGCGGCGTGCGCCGACGGCCTGAGCGAGTTCGAGTCGCTGTGGGCCGACCTCGCCGACGCCGACGTGCCGGAGCCCGATGCGCATCGGCTGCGGGAGATGGCGGCGGCGCTGCGGCAGCAGGCGGCGGCAGAGACCGCGTCCGTGAGAACGCGGCCGTTCGCGGGACGGCCGCGGCGGGCGTGGTCGCGGGCAGCCGCGGCGCTGGTGTTCGTTGCCGCGGGTGCGGCCGCGGGCGTGGCTGTCGAGCGATCTCGAGCGGCTCCCGCCGCGGTGGCCGAGCTCGAGGGCTCGCGCTTCCTGCTGCTCATGCGTGGCGTCGATTCGGCGGTCGAGGCCGACTCGTCGCTGACCGGCGCCGTGGGCACCTGGGCCGGCGGGCTGCAGAGCCAGCAGCGAATGGTGGACGGAGCGGCCATGGGGCGAGAACCCGGGGCTTGGGTAGGGCCCACCCCGGCTGATTTCGGTCTAACCGGCAGCGTAGCGCTGGACGGCTACATGATCATCACCGCCCGTGATTTCGCGGACGCGAGGGCGGTCGCTTCGGAGGCCCCGCACCTCGTCGCCGGCGGGTCCGTGGAGCTGTGGCCTCTGCGCTGA